Sequence from the Oncorhynchus kisutch isolate 150728-3 linkage group LG12, Okis_V2, whole genome shotgun sequence genome:
gttgCCAACTCCTTTTGTCCATGTTCATTTGCTGTCTGGCAGATTTAGACTAGGCAAAACCAGTGATTATTTTGATTGAGTGTGGTATTCCTGGGCTAAAACTAAATGTGTACACTGTCGTGTTGCCCCTGGAATGATTGTGAAGTAGACCAAATTCTATACCCCCACAAAATAGTTGTTGTAATCTGTGTGTTACCATGTCCTGTAGGTGACTGCTGGTCCGCAGTGAAGCCCTCTCTCATGACCAAGCACATTGGGGTGTGGAAGAAGGCCCTGTCTGTGATTTTGACAAGGAAACATATTCTACGCACCTGTGACCCAAGGATCAAACACCACACAATTTTCCCTCCCGATGTTCACAACATGGACAGCTATTTATTTATGATACACATTGAATTGCACATTTCCATTCAGTGTGCAATTAATGAAGTAGCTGTCTAACCCCGGGGTCTCAAGCGAAGCTGGGCGCCATTTCACAGGAACAACTGCCTTATCGCACGCAGCTAGCTGTTAGGATGTTACTTCATCTCCTCTTTTCCGTGGATGGATTCCAATAGCTCCTAAGAGAGCTTTAGGCTCTGTGGCCGCTCACAGCCTTGATCTCTCTGGCCTCCAGACCTGCATCAGAGAGCTGCTGGATGTTAGTCGTCTTGATGCAGTGGTTGGTATACCTACGGGATGTGCCggcctcctagagagagagagcgagcaattAATAATAGAAATATGACAATGATTCTATTAATGTTTATTCTATTCATATGACTGTATAGCAGCCTAGCTATTTGAACAAAATGTTATACCTTGCACAGACGGAGCAGCATTGATGAAAGGGTGTTGAGTCCCATTGGCTCTGTGGTATACCACAACGTTGTCGTTGGATAGCTTTCGTCTGGTTAACAATAGGAATTCCAAACCACCTGCTTCATAAAACTATATATGGCAGAAATGTCACCTATCAGAGGGCAAGATGGAGCCGATTAGACAAGTGTCCTGGGGTTGATTTGAGATTCATGGTGAACATGTTCTGCAACCTGGCTAAAATGTTGTTTTGATACATTGATTTGAAAAGTAGTTTGAATGGTGTCAAGTGTCTATTGCTTCACCATATTAATTGAGGGCATTTCCCCCCAAACTAGAACACTGTGTATGAAGGAGAGTACCATGCTGGGCATCCCAACATCGTCACATTCTGGGAGGTGTTTGAGGAACTGACAGAGGATCAAAAGAAAGCGTTCCTGTGTAAGTATGGAATGTTTTCATTGTAACAGATGAACCAATAACCTAGGCTACTGAGAATAAAGTTCTATTCTGTCATTCACTGCCCTCTCCCTTTTACCATCTTTGCCCCTTCAGTGTTCCTGACTGGCTGTGATCGTGTGCCCATCCTGGGTATGAACCAGATCATGATGAGGGTCCAAACCCTTCTCAACTCCTCCCAACAGCATTTCCCAGAGGCGCTGACCTGTCACTCTCTGTTGCAGCTGCCCATCTACCCCTCCAAAGAGACACTACAGAGCAGGCTTATAGAAGCTGTTGGCCACAACAGAGGTTTCAAGAATGAATAATGGGTGTATAGTGTTGCTGTTATTTACACACTCCTCTCCTGTGTTCATCATTTCATTGTTCCATAGTTGGGTTTAAGATTTGGATTGTTTTAATGTAGGGTTGTATTTcaaatcctaacttgagatctgTGTGGTACTATGACATTATCATATTGCATTCACCtatttttattaaaacatttataaatcaaaaagtacagcATGGTTTGTGCCTGCACATTAAATTGTTAAAAGGAAGCATATCAGGATTCCAGTTGAACACGAACTATTAATTTACAAGACCCACCAAATGGTTCATTACAGAAATCAATGAGAGCATAATATCCCTGCAGTTAGGTGGCACACAATAAGGCACAGATCATTTGACACATCCTTCTCAACCATGTTCCCTCAATTCACAATATAGGGCAGCATTGAACTCAAGACGCTCTATAGCGCAGCGCACTATAAGATacttttaaaggtaatttacaCTTGAGCAGACATGCCAGTGTTTACCATGAATGTGATCGTCGGTGAAAATGCCTTTAAAAAGGGGCATTGTTGGTTGCATCGTGCCCTGACAAAGAAAACCTCCAGGCTCATGCTTTGAGCACCACTGACCTCAACTGCTATTTAGAGTACTACTCAAGTTCATAGCACATCTAAATTACTCATTTTCCTTAGTGAACTTCATTCAATTTCCCTAAATATATACATACTGTTCAATTAACCCATACCTAATTCCCCTTGAATACAGATCCTTGTGTAAACAAAATCATGTAGGCTTAAGACACTTAGGTCAAATAGAGGTAATGTGAGAGATACAGCCACCCGTGATTAAATTACAAACATTACTCTTCGATTTTATAAAGATCAGTGCAAATAGATCACTTTCAGATAAATACAGTAAGTGCATTTTTAATCCGTGCTCATCATAAGAGATCCTCTTTATGGAACAGCGCCCTCTGGTGTTTGTGGTCAGACTTAACCGTGGCATTCAGGACCGGGGTGTTGGTGAACTCCACGGTACAGGGCCCGGGGGTGCATGGATCCCCCTCCAGCTCCAGGACAGTCACGTTGTTGGGCACGGCCGTGCTCAGGATGCTAGCAGGCACGTACAAGGTGATTTGTGGGCCGCGAGCGGGCCAGTAGCGGCCCAGGTTGAAACCGTTGATCCACACCTGGCCCTAgtgataaaaacaaaacaaagggaaaaaaagatatatatgtTCAGTCTAGAATCTAGGATTCAGCAGTTTCAGGGACAAGTATGTTGCACCAGGGTATATGAAACTAACGTGGTTCAGTAAACAGTGCTTATGTGATGAGTGAACTTGCCTGAGATCTGAAGAGGTGTGTTTAAGGTtcatgcctaggctttagctcagagggCTAACACACCAGTCTCGTCATCGCACAGAAGACTCAGATCAGTTACATATAGTTGGGGTGCCTGCTCAGGAACTACGTACAGTACAGTTCAACAAACAATTACAATctccttaaaaaaaaaaggtaaaacCTCACCTTTCTCCAGTCAGGGAACtggatgtaggtgtcctggggcAGGTCTGGGATGCCGTCCGGGATGACAAAGGTGCCCCCATAGAAGGAGGGGACGGAGAGGGGAGAAGGTGGTGGGGTGCCAGCTACCCTGGAGCCCATCTCCCAGAGAAGACCCTGGCTAACAGCCTGGTCGATGCTGAGGCTGTAGACTTCCCAGCCGGTGAGGATGTCGGCCCCCAATGTCAGGTTAGACACCAGGCCCTGTGTagagacagagtgggagagaggagggagtcaAAACATCATAGTCGTGTATGTGTACATAGGACACTCAGGGTTGGTTTCCCAGACTCAAATTAATACTAATGGTGGACTAAAAAGCAGGTTCAATTAAAATTCTACAAAATGCTTAGTCTAGAACTTTACTTAGTCTATTTCCAGGAAACCAGCGCATAATGTTCAGTGGGACCGAATAATGTTATGTAGAATTAAGTAGCAAATGGAAGTGAAATGTTTACTCCGGGAGCCAGCTTTAAATAACCTCTTGCCTTAAAGTCATTGATGTCCTTCCCATAGTTGACTCTGCCCATATTCTCCACCAGTATGTCCACCTGACTCCCAGCCTTCCCAGTCACGTTGATGGTCAGGGCCTTGTCCCTCTCTAGGATCCCAGCAGCAACCTAATGACAGACCGTATTGAATTGCAACAGACATTTTCCTTTTTTGTAAGAACCTGAAgacttttctctcttcctcttttgaGATAATAATCTAATCCAGTCTGACTTTGTATGAATGACAGTGATCACCAACCCTGGTTCTGGAAAACTACATGGTGTGCAGATCACGGTTCCAGTCCACCACTACAACACAGATTTCactaaacaaggtctaaattgGGTGTTTTAGTGCAGATGGGACAAGAACCTGTCCTCCTTGGACAAGGATTTGTGACCTGCGACCAATGTTGAGCACCAACATGTTAACTTGCAGCAAACCAAATGAATTGCCGGGGAAGTTTCAGTGACTAACTCACCCCATCGACTGATACATATGCCCGGTCGTGGACTCCATTCAGTGGTGAGGACAGAGGGGTGGGCTTACTGCAGTCCACAGGCAGCTTGGTCTGATAGAGGACGAACCCAAACGGCTTTTGGAGAGAAAACAAATAAACGGAGTAAAGCCTCTCAGCCATTTTGGATCATAACAACCATAGCTGCTTATACTTGTGTAGAaaaggacagacagacattgaGCTTGTGGACGTACTTGGTTCATCTCAATGAAGGTCAACGGGTAGATGCTTTTGACAGGACCGGAGAAGGATAGTATATCTAGAGCATCGACTACTGTGTGGAGCTGAAGAGGCAGAAAGATGGATTCAATTCTACACTGTGTACACTCCGGTGTTCAATCAACACAAGAGAAAATATCCATTTGCTTTTAGTGCATTATGACATGCCTATGAtacaatgtaatatatatataaaaaacaacaCTTAACCAGCACTTGCACTtgaccccccccaccctccaCAAGCTTTGACTCTGTACTTTCTATGCCTGttatatgtggttgtcccacctagctatcttaagacgaatgcactaactgtaagtctctctggataagatcaTCTGCTTAATGACTCAAATGTTAAAATGTTAATATTGCAACACTTCTCCGCACTGTGTGCCATGTGTCAACAAGGTCAGGTAAAGGTAAAGTCATTTCTACctggtgctgtggcttagttggttaaagcgcctgtctagtaaacaggagatcctgagttcgaatctcagcagTGCCTCTTTAATctgtgcatatgacaaataaacgttgataAAAGTGCTAACTCAAATGTTTAAATGTCTGAAGATGATCGACCTTCTTCATTGGCACAGCTCCGTAGGCATATTTAGGTGTTGATGGAAGCACAGGTCCCTCTGGTATCTTCCGATACTGTTGGGGGAAAATACAGGTGGATATGACATCATTAGGTGATAAAACTGACCGATTTACCTTTAATTACAAACTTATAAGAAGTCAGGGTACTAAAATGCTGACCGTATAAACCTTTGCTATAAAAGTCACAAGGAAGCATAATCAAACATGTTGCATGTACGACATGTTGTGTGATATCTCTGTTACCAACCAGTTTGATGACATCCTGGATGGCAAAATATTTGTCAGTGAGGTCTCCTGCCTCAGTGAGCGGGGCATCATAGTCATAACTAGTAGGCTGGGGGGCATAGGGGGTATTGGCACCTGAGAATATTAAGAGAAAAACATTTGATTTTCTACAAcgagtgggtctaatcctgaatgctgattggttaaaaccacattccagccggtgtctattcgacaagttaccaccggctaaatctatgatgttaaaatgcctattgactctgttccatctgacttgACTTCGTCTCTGGCCTAATGACACCCGTGCCAAtacatcctccaaacaccggcttctcgggcattatcacttaaataaacTAATCTTCACATCATGGCTAAACCCAAATAAAGTGAACTAGATTGGGTTCTGCAATAGAGCAATAGAGAATATGGGATCATTGAACAATTTTACTCACCATTCCAGTATCCAAAATTGGTTCCTCCAATAAACATGTATCTGCACAGAGAGGTTCATAACTTGTCACTAGTTGAAAAATCCTGTGCCTTTTTGATGTTAAATGTTTCATGTGTGATGTCAACATATTCCTATCAATCATTGTTGATTGGTGATAGAATTCAGACTATTATCCAATCAATTTATCTCTCAGTCTATATCCAATATCCATCCACAACTCACAGATTAACGCTGGCGCCGATGGCGAGGATCTCGTTGAGGGACTTGGCCACGATGGCGGTGGACACTGTAGAGTGATGCTCTCCCCAGTGGTCCAGCCAGCCAGTGTAGAACTCAGAGTTCACCTGCAACACAGGATACAGTCAGCACTATCTGGCCATGCTAGAGAGGACAGAAGTGTGTTGGACTTTTACCACTAACATCTAATGACATGTAGTTATGGTTTGTGTGCATCTGTAAGTTGTTGTTTGTATGTATCAGTTTGTATCTGGAGaggagaaataaaaataattatatatatatatatatatatatatatatatatatatatatatatacatctaaaTGACAAACATGCTTACCAAGGGTCCATGGggctctgcctgtctctgtgcaTCAAATGCAGCAGACACATTCCCACctgttaaacaaatacaaacgCACAGGCAAACAGTTGTTGAACAATGCTGCATACGATGGTATACCACATCCGTCATAGATTTCTAAGGCGCAATGAGTCAACATGTCTGTTTTGGCAAACAAAAGGAAATTGGCCAGGTTAGACGTCACATGAATCAACAACTACCCAGATCTAAGACAGATAGATACCATACAAACTGAACACTTCTATTCTTCTTAAGAAAATACCCGTTCCATTTCGTAAGTAACTATCCCAGGCATTTCACAGAAAATGTATCACCGTTGACCTTTGTTGTGTATATTTTGACCTGCATCAGTTCCCTCTTGACACTGATCTAATGTCAGTTTTGCGATTTCCCTATTATCAGTATGGTAGTGATTTTGAGAATATAATTTTATTCTAGATCTGTGCCCAGAAGACTACCTGGGCCAAAGTCCACAGTGGCGTAGACGCCCTGCAGAGTT
This genomic interval carries:
- the glb1 gene encoding beta-galactosidase, which encodes MACSRIGVVLLCSLFASTLGVPQTFSVDYKNDCFRKDGEEFRYISGSIHYNRIPRAYWKDRLLKMYMAGLNTIQTYVPWNFHEPSPDRYNFSGDRDLEHFLQLAQDIGLLVVLRPGPYICGEWDMGGLPAWLLHKKDIVLRTSDTDYIAAVDKWMGTLLPMLKPFLYQNGGPIITVQVENEYGSYFACDYNYLRHLTSLFRSHLGNDVVLFTTDGAGAGYLKCGTLQGVYATVDFGPGGNVSAAFDAQRQAEPHGPLVNSEFYTGWLDHWGEHHSTVSTAIVAKSLNEILAIGASVNLYMFIGGTNFGYWNGANTPYAPQPTSYDYDAPLTEAGDLTDKYFAIQDVIKLYRKIPEGPVLPSTPKYAYGAVPMKKLHTVVDALDILSFSGPVKSIYPLTFIEMNQPFGFVLYQTKLPVDCSKPTPLSSPLNGVHDRAYVSVDGVAAGILERDKALTINVTGKAGSQVDILVENMGRVNYGKDINDFKGLVSNLTLGADILTGWEVYSLSIDQAVSQGLLWEMGSRVAGTPPPSPLSVPSFYGGTFVIPDGIPDLPQDTYIQFPDWRKGQVWINGFNLGRYWPARGPQITLYVPASILSTAVPNNVTVLELEGDPCTPGPCTVEFTNTPVLNATVKSDHKHQRALFHKEDLL